A single window of Psychromonas ingrahamii 37 DNA harbors:
- the cysC gene encoding adenylyl-sulfate kinase, whose product MSTPYSNKEVNGDKSSDVVWHEAAVSHEARVKLNGHKPAVLWFTGLSGSGKSTVANAVDYMLHQLGAKTYVLDGDNVRHGLNGDLGFSDAGRIENIRRIGEVSKLFVDAGLLVSSAFISPFNADRQMVRDLLAEGEFIEVFIDTPLAVCEQRDPKGLYQKARAGEIKNFTGIDSAYEAPVNPEVHVETADKSVEECAQQVVQYLKQQEYI is encoded by the coding sequence ATGTCTACCCCCTATAGTAATAAAGAAGTAAATGGCGATAAGTCATCAGATGTTGTTTGGCACGAGGCTGCGGTTTCCCATGAGGCGCGTGTTAAATTAAATGGTCATAAGCCAGCGGTATTATGGTTTACCGGGTTAAGTGGGTCGGGTAAATCGACTGTTGCGAATGCGGTGGATTATATGCTCCATCAATTGGGCGCGAAAACCTATGTGTTAGATGGTGATAATGTCCGTCATGGTCTAAACGGTGATTTGGGCTTTTCTGATGCAGGGCGTATCGAGAATATTCGCCGTATTGGCGAAGTGTCGAAATTATTTGTTGATGCGGGTTTGCTGGTATCGAGTGCCTTTATTTCGCCTTTTAATGCCGATCGCCAAATGGTGCGTGATTTGCTTGCCGAGGGGGAATTTATTGAAGTGTTTATCGATACTCCGTTAGCCGTTTGTGAACAGCGCGACCCTAAAGGGCTGTATCAAAAAGCGCGTGCCGGTGAGATTAAAAATTTCACCGGAATAGACTCAGCTTATGAAGCACCGGTTAATCCTGAAGTTCATGTAGAAACTGCAGATAAATCTGTAGAAGAATGTGCGCAGCAAGTTGTACAGTATCTAAAACAGCAGGAATATATTTAA
- the yhbY gene encoding ribosome assembly RNA-binding protein YhbY translates to MKLSNKQKQYLKGLAHSLKPVVLLGQNGLTEGVLAEIENALSHHELIKIKVSSDDRETKQLIIDAIVRETEALNITKIGHIVVLFRPSEDKKIELPRK, encoded by the coding sequence ATGAAATTATCAAATAAACAAAAGCAATACTTAAAAGGCCTTGCCCATAGCTTAAAACCAGTTGTTCTATTAGGGCAAAATGGCTTAACGGAAGGCGTATTAGCTGAAATAGAAAATGCACTTAGCCACCACGAACTCATCAAAATTAAAGTTTCAAGCGATGATCGCGAAACGAAACAGCTTATTATTGATGCGATTGTGCGTGAAACTGAAGCACTTAACATCACTAAAATCGGCCATATTGTGGTTTTATTCCGACCAAGTGAAGATAAAAAAATAGAGCTTCCGCGTAAATAA
- the secG gene encoding preprotein translocase subunit SecG has protein sequence MYEILLVVYLIVAIILIGFVLIQQGKGAGMGASFGSGSSNTVFGASGAGNFMTRTTAILAIVFFGLSLVLGNLSTNKVTADQKFSNLEVEKVIDVPVEKDTSGDIPE, from the coding sequence ATGTATGAAATACTGTTAGTTGTTTATTTAATTGTTGCCATCATCTTAATTGGATTTGTATTGATTCAACAAGGTAAAGGCGCTGGAATGGGAGCTTCATTTGGCTCTGGATCTTCAAATACAGTATTTGGCGCAAGTGGTGCGGGTAACTTTATGACTCGTACAACGGCTATACTGGCTATTGTTTTTTTTGGTTTAAGCCTGGTATTAGGTAACCTTTCAACGAACAAAGTGACTGCAGACCAAAAATTCTCAAATCTTGAAGTTGAAAAAGTGATTGATGTCCCTGTTGAAAAAGACACATCGGGTGATATCCCAGAATAA
- a CDS encoding ISAs1-like element ISPin4 family transposase, with translation MSQITLIKQLSIIRDTRQPRKVHHNLVDVLFLAITAVISGCEGWEEIQDFGNDKLDWLRKYLPFSGGIPTDDTISRVFQLIDPKEFQKCFATWMKSCCEMSHGDVIAIDGKTLRGSFNKKDKSDTIHMVSAFAAANSVVLGQVKTNAKSNEITAIPKLLDLLDVRGCLVTIDAMGCQTKIAKKIVDKGGDYLLPVKDNQERLQTALDGIFSIRRLELPETEAYTTKEKGHGREDSRMCMVADANEIGDLVFEWPGLKTLGYVVSFRTEKDMQTTIAVKFYISSAKLDAKSLLEASRAHWTVENNLHWQLDISMNEDSCRIRQQNSTENIATVRHTSLNLLKNEKSFDGGIKRKHKQANRSDSYRELVVSGLSLL, from the coding sequence ATGTCCCAAATAACCTTGATAAAGCAGCTCTCAATCATCCGTGATACCCGACAACCGAGGAAAGTGCATCACAATTTAGTTGATGTTTTATTTTTGGCAATTACAGCCGTCATATCAGGCTGTGAGGGTTGGGAAGAAATACAAGATTTCGGCAACGATAAGTTAGATTGGCTGAGAAAGTATTTACCCTTTTCAGGCGGAATACCTACGGACGACACAATTTCTCGTGTTTTTCAGTTGATTGACCCAAAAGAATTTCAAAAGTGCTTTGCTACTTGGATGAAAAGTTGCTGTGAAATGAGTCATGGAGATGTCATTGCCATTGATGGAAAAACATTAAGAGGTTCATTTAATAAGAAAGATAAATCAGATACTATTCATATGGTTAGCGCTTTTGCAGCCGCTAATTCGGTTGTGTTAGGGCAAGTTAAGACAAATGCTAAGTCTAATGAAATTACAGCGATTCCTAAGTTATTAGATTTATTGGATGTACGTGGATGCCTCGTAACTATTGATGCAATGGGATGCCAAACTAAAATAGCTAAAAAAATCGTAGATAAAGGTGGTGATTATCTTTTGCCTGTTAAAGATAACCAAGAACGATTACAAACAGCATTAGACGGTATATTTTCAATTCGCCGATTAGAGTTACCAGAAACAGAAGCCTATACGACTAAAGAAAAAGGTCATGGTCGAGAAGATAGCAGGATGTGTATGGTTGCAGATGCTAACGAAATTGGTGACTTAGTTTTTGAATGGCCAGGCTTAAAAACGCTTGGGTATGTTGTCTCGTTTAGAACTGAGAAAGATATGCAAACAACTATAGCAGTTAAGTTTTATATCAGTTCAGCAAAACTAGATGCTAAGTCTCTATTAGAGGCATCAAGAGCGCATTGGACTGTGGAAAATAACTTGCATTGGCAACTTGATATTTCTATGAATGAAGACTCATGTCGTATTCGCCAGCAGAATTCAACAGAAAATATAGCAACTGTGCGACATACAAGCTTGAACTTGTTAAAGAATGAAAAGTCTTTCGATGGTGGTATCAAGAGAAAGCATAAACAAGCAAATCGCAGTGATAGTTACCGAGAACTAGTTGTTTCAGGACTTTCGTTGTTATAA
- the rlmE gene encoding 23S rRNA (uridine(2552)-2'-O)-methyltransferase RlmE codes for MAQKDHPNGPKKSASASSKRWMYEHVNDFYVKEATKKGLRSRAVFKLEEINKKDKLIRSGMTVVDLGAAPGSWSQWAVDTVGLKGKVIACDILPMDSIAGVDFLQGDFREDAVVNALLARIAGHKVDVVLSDMSPNMTGTVGIDQPKSMYLVELALEMCKEVLVKEGSFVVKVFMGSEFDLFMSEARKCFKSVKTRKPDSSRSRSREVYVVATGYKG; via the coding sequence ATGGCACAAAAAGACCATCCGAACGGACCTAAAAAAAGTGCGTCGGCGAGCTCCAAGCGTTGGATGTATGAGCATGTAAATGATTTTTATGTTAAAGAGGCCACTAAAAAGGGATTACGTTCCCGTGCTGTCTTCAAACTGGAAGAAATCAATAAAAAAGACAAATTAATTCGTTCCGGCATGACAGTGGTTGATTTAGGGGCTGCACCAGGAAGCTGGTCACAGTGGGCTGTCGATACCGTTGGCTTAAAGGGAAAAGTGATTGCCTGTGATATATTGCCCATGGATTCGATTGCAGGCGTTGATTTTTTGCAGGGGGATTTTCGAGAAGATGCTGTTGTAAATGCTTTGCTGGCCCGCATTGCAGGTCATAAAGTTGATGTGGTTCTCTCTGATATGTCGCCTAATATGACCGGCACTGTGGGTATTGACCAGCCTAAATCAATGTACCTTGTTGAGCTTGCCTTAGAAATGTGCAAGGAAGTATTAGTTAAAGAGGGCAGTTTTGTTGTTAAAGTGTTTATGGGGAGTGAATTTGATCTATTTATGAGTGAAGCGCGTAAATGCTTTAAATCGGTAAAAACCCGCAAACCTGACTCATCTCGTTCAAGATCACGAGAAGTGTATGTTGTTGCAACGGGTTATAAGGGGTAA
- the folP gene encoding dihydropteroate synthase, whose protein sequence is MQLISGSKILDLSEPKVMGILNVTPDSFSDGGRFSNIDNALKQAQKMLEQGASILDIGGESTRPGAIDVSEQQELDRVIPVIEQINQEFDCWISIDTSKANVMQAAVNAGADLINDVRALREDNALDVAVNANVPVCLMHMQGQPRSMQSAPEYENVIEEVKTFLLQRAEICINAGIKKENIILDLGFGFGKQLNDNYELLAATDQFVKLNYPILTGLSRKSMFGQLLNRDVTHRLAGSLAGALIALQQGSQIIRVHDVAETADVIKVLQTVNAFKK, encoded by the coding sequence ATGCAGTTAATAAGCGGCAGTAAAATACTTGATTTGAGCGAGCCTAAGGTAATGGGGATTTTAAATGTCACGCCTGATTCTTTCTCCGATGGGGGGCGTTTTTCGAATATCGATAATGCCCTTAAGCAAGCTCAAAAAATGCTTGAGCAGGGGGCCAGTATTTTGGATATCGGTGGTGAGTCGACTCGCCCGGGGGCAATCGATGTGAGCGAACAGCAGGAGCTGGATCGTGTTATACCGGTCATTGAACAAATAAATCAAGAGTTTGATTGTTGGATTTCTATTGATACAAGCAAAGCTAATGTGATGCAGGCAGCCGTTAATGCGGGTGCAGACTTGATTAATGATGTTAGGGCACTACGCGAAGATAATGCGCTGGATGTTGCGGTTAACGCTAATGTGCCAGTGTGTCTGATGCATATGCAGGGTCAGCCAAGAAGCATGCAAAGCGCCCCTGAATATGAAAATGTCATTGAAGAGGTAAAAACTTTTTTGTTACAACGTGCTGAAATTTGTATTAATGCCGGCATCAAAAAAGAAAATATTATTTTAGATTTGGGTTTTGGTTTTGGTAAGCAACTCAACGATAATTATGAGTTACTGGCTGCCACGGATCAATTTGTTAAATTAAATTATCCTATTTTGACCGGCCTCTCTAGAAAGTCCATGTTTGGGCAATTGCTGAATCGTGATGTAACTCACCGCCTCGCCGGCAGTCTTGCCGGAGCTTTAATCGCTCTGCAGCAAGGGTCGCAAATTATTCGTGTGCATGATGTTGCAGAAACCGCCGATGTTATTAAAGTATTACAAACCGTAAACGCTTTTAAAAAATAA
- the prfC gene encoding peptide chain release factor 3 — MTSKDIIENVEKRRTFAIISHPDAGKTTITEKVLLFGNALQKAGTVKGKKSGQHAKSDWMEMEKDRGISITTSVMQFPYKDRLVNLLDTPGHEDFSEDTYRTLTAVDSCLMVIDAAKGVEQRTIKLMEVTRLRDTPIITFMNKCDRETRDPVDLMDEVEAILNIACAPITWPIGMGKEFKGIYDLLRDEVILYSSGQGHTIQEVRIIKGLDNPELESVLPNHIHDLREELELVVGASHQFDHELFLKGQLTPVYFGTALGNFGVDHVLDGLVEWAPKPLSRAAKQRVVEPLEDVFSGFIFKIQANMDPRHRDRIAFMRVCAGKYEKGMKMHHVRTGKMVSISDAVTFMAGDRTATEEAYPGDIIGLHNHGTIQIGDTFTSGETLKFAGIPNFAPEMFRRIRLLDPLKQKQLLKGLMQLSEEGAVQVFRPLRSNDLIVGAVGVLQFEVVVQRLKSEYKVDAIYEAISVATALWVESDNPLKMAEFEKKAYDNLALDGSNNLAYIAPTMVNLNLAMERYPDIRFRKTREH; from the coding sequence ATGACAAGTAAAGACATTATAGAGAATGTAGAGAAGAGAAGAACATTTGCGATCATCTCTCACCCCGATGCAGGTAAAACAACGATCACTGAAAAAGTGTTATTATTTGGCAACGCATTACAAAAAGCAGGGACCGTTAAGGGTAAAAAATCGGGTCAGCATGCAAAATCTGATTGGATGGAGATGGAGAAAGATCGTGGTATCTCTATCACTACCTCGGTAATGCAGTTTCCCTATAAAGACAGATTAGTTAATTTATTAGATACTCCCGGACATGAAGATTTCTCGGAAGATACTTACCGTACTTTAACGGCCGTTGATTCCTGTTTAATGGTGATTGACGCTGCAAAAGGTGTTGAGCAACGTACTATTAAATTAATGGAAGTAACCCGTTTACGTGATACGCCGATTATCACCTTTATGAATAAGTGCGATCGTGAAACACGGGATCCGGTTGATTTAATGGATGAAGTTGAAGCTATCTTAAATATTGCCTGTGCACCTATTACTTGGCCTATTGGAATGGGCAAAGAATTTAAAGGGATTTATGATCTGTTACGTGATGAAGTGATACTTTATTCATCGGGTCAGGGGCATACCATTCAAGAGGTGCGTATTATTAAAGGGCTGGATAATCCAGAGCTTGAAAGTGTGCTGCCTAACCATATTCATGATCTGCGTGAAGAGTTAGAATTGGTTGTTGGTGCCTCGCATCAATTTGATCATGAGCTGTTTTTAAAAGGTCAATTAACACCGGTTTATTTTGGTACTGCACTGGGCAACTTTGGTGTTGATCATGTTCTGGATGGCCTGGTTGAGTGGGCACCAAAACCCTTATCCCGCGCCGCAAAACAACGTGTTGTTGAGCCCCTTGAAGATGTTTTTTCCGGATTTATTTTTAAAATCCAAGCAAATATGGATCCTAGACATCGTGATAGGATTGCCTTTATGCGTGTTTGTGCAGGGAAATATGAAAAAGGCATGAAAATGCATCATGTCCGTACGGGTAAAATGGTCAGTATTTCCGATGCGGTTACCTTTATGGCGGGTGACAGAACCGCCACCGAAGAGGCGTATCCCGGTGATATTATCGGGTTACACAACCACGGTACTATTCAAATTGGTGATACATTTACTAGTGGCGAAACGCTTAAATTCGCCGGTATTCCTAATTTCGCACCGGAAATGTTCCGCCGTATTCGTTTGCTTGATCCGCTTAAACAAAAACAGCTGTTGAAAGGTTTAATGCAACTCTCTGAAGAGGGGGCAGTACAAGTTTTCAGACCGCTGCGCAGTAATGATTTAATCGTTGGTGCGGTCGGTGTGCTTCAATTTGAAGTGGTTGTACAGCGTTTAAAATCGGAATACAAAGTGGATGCTATTTATGAGGCGATCAGTGTTGCAACGGCTCTCTGGGTTGAAAGTGATAACCCGTTAAAAATGGCCGAATTTGAGAAAAAAGCTTACGATAATTTAGCCTTAGACGGCAGTAATAACCTGGCCTACATTGCACCGACTATGGTCAATCTAAATCTTGCTATGGAGCGCTATCCGGATATTCGCTTTAGAAAAACCCGCGAGCATTAA
- the ftsH gene encoding ATP-dependent zinc metalloprotease FtsH, giving the protein MAKNLILWLVIAVVLMSLFQGFGKDDAKRSKIDYTTFVKEISGGQVQQVQIDGEVVKGIRNNQTPFVTYIPSPDLDLLNDLIKNNVKVEGTPPEETSFLTSIFVSWFPMLLLIGVWVFFMRNMQGGGKGGAMSFGKSKAKLMGEDQIKTTFADVAGCDEAKEDVKELVDYLKDSTKFQKLGGRIPTGVLLVGPPGTGKTLLAKAIAGEAKVPFFSISGSDFVEMFVGVGASRVRDMFEQAKKSAPCIIFIDEIDAVGRQRGAGTGGGNDEREQTLNQMLVELDGFEGNEGIIVVAATNRPDVLDPALLRPGRFDRQVVVSLPDVRGREQILNVHMRKIPLSDDVKANVLARGTPGFSGADLANLVNEAALFAARSNKRTVNAEDFEQARDKILMGAERRSLVMTEKDKESTAYHEAGHAIVAKLVPQHHPIHKVTIIPRGRSLGVTQFLPEGDQISQNRTELESSISVAYGGRIAEELIYGLDKVSTGASQDIKQASAIARAMVTEWGFSEKLGPILLTVDSNTLRSNLLSPETGRIIDDEVKFFIDKNYQRAEKILTDNIDILHAMKDALMKYETIDTTQVDDLMARVVVRPPSDWTEEDSVKAEASDKPSDIDLSKKDKPSDIDLSKEDKSSEVDLSKDDTTAEAVDKRSEDEKDKDK; this is encoded by the coding sequence ATGGCAAAAAACCTGATATTGTGGTTAGTCATCGCAGTAGTATTGATGTCTTTATTCCAAGGCTTTGGAAAAGACGATGCAAAACGGTCGAAAATAGACTACACCACATTCGTAAAAGAAATTAGCGGAGGACAAGTTCAGCAAGTTCAAATTGATGGCGAAGTGGTCAAAGGGATTAGAAATAATCAAACTCCTTTTGTTACTTATATTCCATCACCCGATCTTGATTTATTGAACGATTTAATTAAAAACAATGTAAAGGTTGAAGGTACACCTCCGGAGGAAACAAGCTTTTTAACGTCTATTTTTGTTTCCTGGTTCCCGATGTTGTTATTAATCGGCGTCTGGGTTTTCTTCATGCGTAATATGCAGGGCGGCGGTAAAGGCGGCGCAATGTCATTTGGTAAAAGTAAAGCCAAGTTGATGGGCGAAGACCAAATCAAAACAACCTTTGCCGATGTGGCTGGTTGTGATGAAGCCAAAGAAGATGTTAAAGAATTGGTGGATTACTTAAAAGATTCAACCAAGTTTCAAAAGTTAGGTGGCCGTATTCCAACGGGTGTATTACTTGTCGGACCTCCCGGCACAGGTAAAACACTGCTTGCAAAAGCCATTGCTGGTGAAGCTAAAGTACCTTTCTTCTCTATTTCTGGTTCCGATTTTGTGGAAATGTTTGTCGGTGTTGGTGCATCCCGTGTACGTGATATGTTTGAGCAAGCTAAAAAATCAGCGCCTTGTATCATCTTTATTGATGAAATTGATGCCGTAGGTCGCCAACGTGGCGCAGGTACAGGCGGCGGTAATGATGAGCGTGAGCAGACCTTAAACCAAATGTTAGTTGAGCTGGATGGTTTTGAAGGTAATGAAGGTATTATTGTGGTTGCTGCAACTAACAGACCCGATGTACTTGATCCCGCGTTATTAAGACCCGGCCGTTTCGATCGTCAAGTTGTTGTATCTTTACCGGATGTGCGCGGCAGAGAACAGATTTTAAATGTTCATATGCGGAAAATTCCTCTGTCTGATGATGTTAAAGCCAATGTTTTAGCGCGCGGTACACCGGGGTTTTCTGGTGCGGATCTGGCCAACTTAGTGAATGAAGCAGCATTGTTTGCGGCACGCAGTAATAAGCGCACCGTTAATGCAGAAGATTTCGAACAGGCCCGCGATAAGATCTTAATGGGTGCTGAACGTCGCAGTTTAGTGATGACGGAAAAAGATAAAGAATCAACCGCTTATCATGAAGCGGGTCATGCGATTGTCGCTAAATTAGTGCCACAGCATCATCCTATTCATAAAGTGACTATTATCCCCCGTGGGCGATCATTAGGTGTTACTCAGTTTTTACCCGAGGGTGATCAGATCAGTCAAAATCGTACTGAGCTTGAAAGCAGTATTTCAGTGGCTTACGGTGGCCGTATCGCTGAAGAGCTTATTTATGGTCTTGATAAAGTCTCAACCGGTGCATCACAGGATATAAAACAAGCTTCTGCTATTGCCCGTGCGATGGTGACAGAATGGGGTTTCTCAGAAAAATTGGGGCCTATTTTATTAACGGTGGATTCCAATACGTTACGATCTAATCTTCTTTCTCCTGAAACCGGAAGAATTATCGATGACGAAGTGAAATTCTTTATTGATAAAAATTACCAGCGGGCTGAAAAAATCTTAACCGACAATATCGACATATTACATGCAATGAAAGATGCATTAATGAAATATGAAACGATTGATACCACTCAGGTTGATGATTTGATGGCACGGGTTGTGGTTCGTCCACCGTCGGATTGGACTGAGGAAGATTCTGTTAAAGCAGAGGCTAGCGATAAACCGTCTGATATTGATTTGAGTAAAAAAGATAAACCGTCTGATATCGATCTCAGTAAAGAAGATAAATCCTCTGAAGTCGACCTCAGCAAAGACGATACAACCGCTGAAGCAGTTGATAAAAGGTCAGAGGACGAAAAAGATAAAGATAAATAA
- a CDS encoding TatD family hydrolase, translating to MFIDSHCHLNFACFDSQREMLLQQLQQNNITKLIIPATHRANWGEISRLCENHPNLYYALGYHPHFLDYFKLGDLQYLQTLLEDKNRQCVALGEIGLDKFIKTPIEVQESIFTEQLKIAQQLELPVILHVVKKQGRVLEILRQLNFTQGGVYHAFSGSYELALEFIKLGFKIGVGGVITYPNSVTTRETISRLPLESLVLETDAPGMPIYQQYQPDNTPLNLLHIFESLALLRGESKKCLASQLYNNTRSLFSLDND from the coding sequence ATGTTTATTGATAGTCACTGCCATCTGAACTTTGCGTGTTTTGATAGTCAACGCGAAATGTTGCTGCAACAATTACAACAAAATAATATTACTAAACTTATTATTCCGGCGACCCATAGGGCGAATTGGGGCGAGATAAGCAGGTTATGTGAAAACCATCCTAATTTGTATTATGCATTAGGGTACCATCCGCATTTTCTTGATTATTTTAAGCTGGGTGATTTGCAGTATTTACAAACACTGCTTGAAGATAAAAATAGACAGTGTGTTGCACTGGGGGAAATTGGTTTAGATAAATTTATTAAAACCCCGATTGAGGTTCAAGAGTCTATTTTTACTGAGCAGTTGAAAATAGCACAACAACTTGAATTACCGGTTATTTTACACGTTGTAAAAAAACAGGGCCGGGTGCTGGAAATATTACGGCAATTAAACTTTACCCAGGGCGGGGTTTACCATGCTTTTTCAGGCAGTTACGAGCTGGCTTTAGAGTTTATTAAATTAGGCTTTAAAATCGGGGTTGGCGGCGTGATAACCTATCCAAATTCGGTTACCACAAGAGAAACAATTTCACGATTACCGCTTGAGTCATTAGTCTTAGAAACCGATGCGCCCGGTATGCCTATCTACCAACAATATCAGCCTGACAATACACCGCTTAATTTGTTGCATATATTTGAATCTCTGGCGCTCTTGCGGGGTGAATCAAAAAAATGTTTAGCCTCGCAACTTTATAACAATACTCGTTCATTATTTTCGTTAGACAATGACTAA
- the glmM gene encoding phosphoglucosamine mutase: protein MKKKYFGTDGIRGKVGASLITPEFTLKLGWAAGRVLAKSGSKKVLIGKDPRISGYMLEAALEAGLAAAGLRPVLMGPMPTPAVAYLTQTFRATAGIVISASHNPYYDNGIKFFSDQGTKLSEEIELEIEAEIDKELKCVDSSELGKAYRIEDAAGRYIEFCKSTFPSKYNLNGLKVVVDCANGATYHIAPLVISELGADVIAMGVEPDGLNINLNCGATSMQAISERVVKENADFGIAFDGDGDRVMMVDHTGYVLDGDELLYIIARDKLRSGTLKGGAVGTKMSNLGLEQSLKTLGIPFERSDVGDRHVMELMIKNNWCIGAENSGHIICSDHLSTGDGIVSGLQVISAMQSSRMKLYELRQGIKKYPQILLNLGFDNKIDPLQDNDVLAEAKRIETLLGDKGRVLLRKSGTEPVFRIMVEADESEKVVRGYAKSIADKVKV, encoded by the coding sequence ATGAAAAAAAAATATTTTGGTACCGATGGCATTCGCGGCAAAGTAGGTGCTTCTTTAATTACACCTGAATTTACTTTAAAACTTGGTTGGGCAGCAGGGCGCGTTCTTGCTAAATCGGGTTCAAAAAAAGTGCTAATCGGTAAAGATCCGCGTATTTCGGGATATATGTTAGAAGCCGCTTTGGAGGCCGGGCTTGCCGCGGCAGGTTTACGTCCGGTATTAATGGGGCCTATGCCTACACCCGCCGTTGCCTATTTAACTCAGACTTTTCGTGCGACCGCAGGGATAGTTATCAGTGCCTCGCACAATCCATATTACGATAACGGTATCAAATTCTTTTCCGATCAAGGGACTAAATTGTCAGAAGAGATTGAACTGGAAATAGAAGCGGAAATTGATAAAGAATTAAAATGTGTCGATTCAAGCGAGTTAGGTAAAGCATACCGCATTGAAGATGCTGCGGGGCGATACATTGAGTTTTGTAAAAGTACCTTTCCTTCAAAATATAACTTAAATGGTTTAAAAGTAGTGGTTGATTGCGCTAATGGCGCCACTTACCATATTGCACCTCTGGTTATTAGTGAACTGGGTGCTGATGTGATAGCGATGGGGGTTGAACCCGATGGCCTGAATATTAATTTAAACTGTGGTGCAACGAGCATGCAGGCAATTTCTGAGCGGGTTGTTAAAGAAAATGCAGACTTTGGTATTGCCTTTGATGGTGATGGTGACCGGGTGATGATGGTTGACCATACCGGTTATGTTTTGGATGGTGATGAGCTGCTGTATATTATTGCGCGTGATAAATTACGCTCTGGTACGTTAAAAGGCGGCGCTGTCGGGACTAAAATGTCTAACTTAGGGCTGGAGCAGTCACTGAAAACATTAGGTATCCCCTTTGAGCGTTCTGATGTGGGAGACCGCCATGTAATGGAGCTGATGATTAAAAATAATTGGTGCATTGGTGCTGAAAATTCAGGCCATATAATATGTTCTGATCATCTCTCAACGGGCGATGGTATTGTGTCTGGATTACAAGTCATTAGTGCCATGCAAAGTAGTCGTATGAAATTATATGAATTACGCCAGGGTATAAAAAAATACCCGCAGATTTTACTCAATTTAGGTTTTGATAATAAAATCGATCCATTACAGGATAATGATGTACTGGCTGAAGCAAAACGTATTGAAACCTTACTTGGTGATAAAGGGCGTGTTTTACTGCGTAAATCCGGTACTGAACCGGTATTTCGTATTATGGTTGAAGCGGATGAAAGTGAAAAAGTGGTGCGCGGTTACGCGAAGTCAATTGCCGACAAAGTCAAGGTTTAA
- a CDS encoding RNA recognition motif domain-containing protein, with protein sequence MKILVRNLAAATTEEKLNSLFIEYGTVQSCSLVLDKVTGKSKGFGFVEMPKVGEAKAAMKTLNGYKLAGNFIRVKKAESKVEATEEIKE encoded by the coding sequence ATGAAAATATTAGTACGTAACCTTGCTGCGGCAACCACTGAAGAAAAATTAAACAGCTTATTTATAGAATATGGCACCGTGCAGTCTTGCAGCTTAGTACTTGATAAAGTAACAGGAAAATCCAAGGGTTTTGGTTTTGTAGAAATGCCAAAAGTTGGCGAAGCAAAAGCGGCGATGAAAACATTAAACGGTTATAAATTAGCCGGTAATTTTATTCGAGTAAAAAAAGCAGAATCTAAAGTCGAAGCGACCGAAGAGATTAAAGAATAA
- the greA gene encoding transcription elongation factor GreA: MVQYPMTANGAAKLRSELKQLKTVTRPRIVKAIAEAREHGDLKENAEYHAAREQQGFCEGRIQDIEAKLSNARIIDITNITNNGKVIFGATVTIVNVETDAEVTYKIVGDDEANIKINLISVSSPLARGLIGKTLDDEISIVTPGGTIDYEIISVQYIA, translated from the coding sequence ATGGTTCAATATCCAATGACAGCTAATGGTGCTGCTAAATTACGCAGTGAATTAAAGCAGTTAAAAACAGTCACTCGTCCTCGTATTGTTAAGGCAATTGCGGAGGCTCGTGAGCACGGCGATTTAAAAGAAAATGCGGAATATCACGCGGCGCGCGAACAACAAGGTTTTTGTGAAGGACGTATTCAGGATATTGAAGCTAAATTATCCAATGCACGCATTATTGATATCACTAATATAACCAATAATGGCAAGGTTATTTTTGGCGCTACGGTCACTATTGTGAATGTCGAGACCGATGCAGAAGTGACTTATAAAATTGTTGGTGATGACGAAGCTAATATAAAAATAAATTTGATTTCTGTTAGTTCTCCGCTTGCTCGTGGTTTGATTGGCAAAACGCTAGATGATGAAATCTCCATCGTCACACCGGGTGGTACTATTGATTATGAAATTATCAGCGTTCAATATATTGCCTGA